A stretch of DNA from Kwoniella mangroviensis CBS 8507 chromosome 1 map unlocalized Ctg01, whole genome shotgun sequence:
AGTGGGAAACTTACTGGCTGAATGGACGATGGATATTATCCATATGATAGGAGCAACCAACCAAGAGTATCGCTCAAAGGCGCTAGTCAGGCTTGAGAGAGGATGTGTCTACATGAATCATCGGGtcaatttctctcttcgtATGTCGTACGCCGTATCTTCACTTGTCGTATTGACTTCGAAACttacaagaagaaggaatgtgGCAAATGCAATGGCCAACGTCCACAGATGTTGACTGAATAGCACGGACGTGAGGATGAAAGCTTGAGCGTTCTGTACATAtcaaaggagaagaaatTCTCCAGTCAGCATCGGAAACGCTGTAGAAGTCAaaaggtagagaagaaatgTACTTACACATCCTGAAGATCCTGTTGGCTGCGCATGACCAGCCAAATACATGATTTCAAGCGGTAATGCCACAGATCTAGAGCCAGTCGCCGTATAGTTAGATATGATTCGGACTTTTGTTTTCTAATAAATGAAACTACTTACCCAAGAATAAGATCACTAACTACCATCCCTATCAATAGTCTAACTCTTAGTTTCCCCTTCCCCTGCTTCATCAATGAGTAAAACAGGTATGTAGCTGCTATTAATGTCAGACCCGATATTATCGACGCTCCAGTGGCGTTTATCTGTGTCGTCGTGAATGTCATCTTGATGGATGCAAAAAAGGGTATCCGTATCCCCTAACGGGGATGATatgttgaggatggaaagagttTGATCGATTCTGAATTGGAGCTCTATCTCAAGTCGAGATCGATTCTGATGTTGGATAGATGAACTGAAAGACGTGCTTCTCGTCGATGAACCTCTGATGACTACGATGGAGTCGATCTGTTTCCTGTTTCGATAAGAGCTTTGCGGTCCTCTTTCCCTCTAATCCGACCCTCACTTATGTATCTCTATTTTCTAATTCTGAACTTTCACTTGTGATTTTCAACGACAGCTGTGACACTAACAAGCATGATCCCTCTAGGAAAGACTTTTATCCGATCCTATCTTCCTAAATTAATGAATAAATGGATCGAAGACCGAGACTTGAAGGCGTACCGACTTCGATCTTGATGACAATATCTGCTGGTGACAAGACTGCGTTCAACGATCTTCAAATACTTTTCAGATGTTTCGTCTGTATGATGATCGGGTCTAATAATTACAAATTTCCAAGGAATTTGGTGTCGCGATGGGCAGAAACTCGCAGAATCTATTGTATCCGGGTATTTGCTTCTAATCAAATGCCCCAAGCTTGGTcagttgatgagatgagaacGAATGAGATGTTGGAAATTTAGTGATtcagatatcgatgaatgatatagGCGGAGTAATCCTCTATCCGTAGAAATTGACAGACCAGTTCCAGCCTTGTCCGATCTTCAACCAAGTATTGAATGATTGTTGTTATTTAACACTGAAGCTGACCCGTAGCGTATTGTATAAATCGATATGGGTATTATATGAATGAGGATAAGTGATTAGGATAAAggagattgttgatgaacAAAGAACCGACgaaaagaatgaatggaATACACTGCAGTGGTAGAATAGTACAAGACAAACAGAGTGGTAAAACCGATGAGAGAATACGATATGATGTGACTTTCGCCTAAGCCGGGTTTAGCCTAAGCTTATTgtggatcatcatccataaaGCACTGTACACTACAAGTATGAGATACCAGGCTGGCTGTTGTACATGCATTCGCTTCTGCTTCGTATGTGTAGGTCTAGTAGACGCCTTGGCGTACGATTTAGAAGAGCGAAAGGAGGGTAACAACACCGTAGTGGAAAGGGAACAAAGACGAATCCAATTCTCATCAAGATAGAAATCACACGTAAAGCCAGCAAAGCCAGCAGCTCAACTGCAGGAGCTTTTGTGTGACCCGGTAAGATAACGTCACCATTGATAAACTTTGTTTTTGTCCAGTTTGGTATGTGACCTCTCCTGCCCCGCTCATTTCCCTTAGTGCGATAGGGGTGACAACCGGATAATCCACTTCCGATGAGCCTCTTTCAGGGTAAATCAGCTGGAACGAGCTTGCCTCTCGCTTGTAAGTACTGTACAGAGCGCTTCTCGATACAGGATCTACTGCCTTGAACAAATATGCAGAGACCGAGGTGGTTATCCGGATCAAGGTCATGACGATCTCCGGAAAGCCACGAAAGATCGACAACCCCAATACAGCACTATCATGTATGCTACAGGCTGAGTAATGTTGTCCGACTTGGAATACAAACGaatggaaggatgatgattgataatcgATCCCGACCGGCTGTACCTGATCATCAAATGTACGTGCACCCCCTAAGATACATCTCTGAGGGTGGTGCAAGCTCCATATACTACTGTGCGATATTCAATGTGCCACTCTACTACATCGCTTGTAGTGGGCATGAAGTCGGCGCCCGAAATTTAATTACTATGTCGCTTGAGATAGTCGGTCATCGACCATGAACCAACGATTGGATGTCGATACTCATGACGCCCATTGGTAGTGCTATCTACCACCTACCAATTAACGTGTGATTCGTGAAGGAACAGATCTATCCCCCGAGGCACGTCAAAACTTTTCACCTTGTATGACCGTCAGGCCTCATACTTTAATGCCTAATCCGGTTTTCTCGGGATATGAAATCTTACGTTATCGCGTTGACCCATACTACGAATATTCAGTTGCATGGCCTACAAAGTTCGATTACGAAACTCGAACGATCGATCTGTAATACATCTGTCGGATAAATCCCTTAAATGCCAAGATATCTCTTAAAGAACAGAAACACAAAATCTCTCGTGAACAGAAGGAATGAAGGCGTTCTGAAAGTACAATTCTAAAACACTACATAAGAAGAAACCCCAAGGAGAAAAACAAATTCTGCGTGTCGGCGCTTCTTTCTCGTCGTCAAATTGGGAAGGTCGACCGAAAATGACCTCGGTCTTGTATATAGATCATAACATGTCAAATTTGGAATAGACAAGCTTGCCGTGAATAATCTTGTACGCAGCAAACACCGCCAAGCCACGAGCGACGAAGATCGACGACTCGCCACGTCAGCAACCAATAAGCAGATCATTGTACAACCCATGAACCGCTTTTGGTATAGAGCAGGAGACTTTCTCGAGATGACACGTAGACAAACAAGCTTATTACTCATCAAAGCAACagtttttttttcttttttttggGGGGTGGGGGGATGGCACTTGGGATAGATGGAGCCAATCCAGCCTTCGAAGGAACCGGTATCGTTTGAGATTTGATTGTGATCACTACATTCCGTTCACAGATGCTGTCTCGTCTCTATAGGATGATCAACCCTCCATTCTGAACACTTCTTCAGCAGCTGTCCACCATCCTGGACCACTTTCAGATCCTGTAGCGCCGGGTACGAAACTCTCTTGCATACCGTCGGTGAGCTGTGTAGATTAACGAGCAGATATCTCAGCTACATCTCCTATAAAATTTCCAACAcacatctcatatcataCCCATATAGTTATATGTAGTATATGCAAATCGAAgagaatcaactcaccttccaccatCGCTTGGTAGCTTCGTTCTCCGCTATACCCTTCATGTCATTATCGAAGTCGTTACCGATATACCTCATATGCGCGATAAGGAGATTATGAGGCTCAAAGAAGTGGATAGAGTAGTCTGTTCAGCGATCAGATAGTCAGCTTCCTCCTTGCATTACTCCATGGTGTCAGGAGGCATATGCATGCGGATTTCATGCGAGACCAAACCGAAATGTGACAGATGCAGGGAAGGTGGACCTACCAACTACATGAGCCTTTCTCAATGCGCCAAGTACTTCTGGCCATACTGCCGCATGTACCTGATCATCCCCATTATGAgtcctcttcgtctcttggaatggaatgacataccttcttaTACTCCTCCAATCGTTCAGGTTTGACCCCGATGACTTGACATATCCTCTTACCTTGGTCGGTCTTGGGCAATACAGGAAAAGGGAGGTCGCTCATTGTTTGTCTATACTGTTCAGAAGACCTCTGGGTCTAAGAGCTTCTAGAATATCTATGAGTACTTCGCTGGCCGTTTGGAATTGAACTGTATACCTCGATGCGATGGAatgggatttgatctttccGGACCGGGGAAGGATCAGTCCCACGTACACGTGGCGCGCACACGGACGCACGCACAGGCCCACCGATGATCGGTCATGTGATTTACCGGTTGGTCCTATTCAGTTGAATTGGCATCTgacatctcacatctctcGAGGGGTAATACGCGCTTATACTCACTGCTGTTACCACCACCTACCTACCACCATGTCTCCCGTCCATCTGATCATGAGTCGCGGTAGATCCTCCGTTATACCAGCACGAGCACAGTATATATAAGCATGGAAAGGGGGTGTATCGAATAGCCCTTCCTtactatcttcttctcccattcATAGGCCGTAAGCTTTCAGGAAGATGTGGATTAAACGAATAGACAAACGCCTCGTACTCTCTAGACTCAGTCACAGACGAGTGAGATCGTATCATGACGATGCTACCTTTGGTTATAGGGTACCTGCAAAGTATCAACTGCCAGATTGTGAGTAGTCATTCATGTTATGTTAGAGTTTGATACTCAAAAATACCCGCTGAGCTGTGGTGTGTAGATACCCAAGAAGAGCTGGAtaacaggtgagtcatttaCACTGAAACGGTAAGGTGTCattgagctgacttgttATGATTATAATGTTAAGAAACGCGAATGCGCCTTTGTTGCGATACGTTGAATCTGTTCGTCGACATGGACATCGTGCAGCACAGATTGATCCTCTGGATCTGATGGACAGAGAGTGGGTGAATCGCCTCTCTGTCTATCATATGTTCCACTGACATATCTCGAAATTCCAGTCCGGTCGGAGCATTGGACGCCTCTCGATACGGTCTTCAGAGGACTCAATCATATCCTTTACAAGGTATTCTGCATACACCACCTTCACTCAGACCTACTACTCCTCCTTCCACAGCTGCGCCGGAACGAACCGAGACAGGAGAAGGATCGAACGTGTCCAAATCTCTtgaagagatcgagaagcATCTCATGGAAGTCTACGTTGACAAGATCGGATTTGAGTATATGCATTGTCCtgagaagaatgaaagatTGTAAGTCGCTTTTTCCTCGTATGGATTACGTGTACTGACAGGTATTATTACGAAATGTCAATCTTAGGTGGTTCTCTCACCATGTCGAGACTGAAGCTTCGTCCTTTCCCGAACCATTTGAGGAGGAACGTAAGAAACAGATCTGGaagctgttgatgaggagtgaAGAGCTGGATAGATTCTTGGGTAAAAAGTTCCCCAATTTGAAGAGATATGGTAAGCCatattttctctttcttggaGGTAACCATACATtaagacgatgatgatgattgcatCGCTGAAAATAGGATGCGAAGGTGCCGAAAGCATGCTACCAGCCTTATCGACCTTGTTCGAGGTATCGGCCAAATCCGGCATATCCTCGATTGTCCTCTCTCTTCCGCACAGAGGTAGATTATCTTTATTATGTGATCCGGATCTATTGGACTTCTCACCCACGGCTTTGTTCGCCAAAATTAGAGGCAAAGCGGAGTTCGACCCTTCCACTGCTCCAGGTGCCACAGGCGACGTGATCAGTCATCTCTCGGCTACCCGTGATATTCCTTTCGGCAGTGACGATAAAGTAAATGTCAATGTCAAGATGTTACAGAACCCCAGTCATCTCGAGGCTGTTAATCCTGTTGCACTCGGCGTGACGAGATCGAAACAGATGGAATTGCTTAAAAGCTCTCCTAAAGAATGTCAATTAGGAGACAAAGCTATGTGCGTTCAACTACATGGTGATGCTGCTTTTGCTGGCCAGGGGGTAGTGAGTGAATCGCTGGGTCTAAGTGGGTTACCTCACTTTGGCAGTGGAGGAACAGTACACATCAttgtcaagtgagtgatttgtaTTCAATTCAAAAGTGCTTTAAACGTTTGCTGATCGTCCGTATTGCATGTATAGCAATAAGTATGTGATCTCTGTTTGGCTACCGCATCTGCGATCACGGAAGAGAATGTATGCTGATAGAGGTACCCTAGTATCGGTTACACCACCCCCGCTTCACTGGCCCGATCGTCCGTCTACTCCTCTGATGTGGCAAAGATGATTGGATGCCCCATACTTCACGTCAATGGTGATGACCCCGAAGCTGTCGCACGAGCCGTAGATATAGCATTTAGATATAGACAGATGTTCAGAAAAGATGTGGTCATTGATTTGATCTGTTATAGAAGATGGGGACATAATGAGCTGGATGAACCTGGTTATACCCAGCGTGAGTACTGTGTCAATCAGCCTGTAGGCACAGACAGGACAACTTACTGAAGTATGAATGAGTAATCCTAGCCAAGATGTACGAAAAGATTCGTGGGAGGAAGAGTGTTCCCGAGATCTATGAGGCTCGTCTCAAAGTGAGTCCATTCAAACCTTCCTTCGGAGGCTGCGGTTCATAGTTGACGATTGTTGATAGGAACAAGGTGTATTAACCCAAGAAAGCGCCTCTCAAGCTCGAATAACCTACAACGAACATCTAGAAGCTCAGTCCAGTCAGATGGAGAAGTATAAGCCTAAATCCGATATGTTGGAAGGCAAATGGAAGAATTACGTCTGGCCCGCTGGATCTGAGgcagatcatcatcctgatacTGGTGTGAATAAGGGTGAATTGACGAATATTGCGAAAGCAAGTGTCACTCTGCCTGAGAACTTTGTAAGTATTAGctatccatcatatcactcgCAGAGCAACACATCTGATTTTGTTATATTGTTAGAACATACATTCAAGATTGAAACGACATATCTCATCCAGATTGAAGTCGCTGGAAAAGAAAGTGGACTTTGCCACTGCCGAAGCTATGGCTTTTGGATCTCTCCTGAAAGAAGGGTATGATGTTAGGATATCAGGTCAGGACGTGGGGCGAGGTACCTTCTCTCAAAGGTATGTTGGCAGCTCGACATTCTAAAGGAAAACTCAGCAAAAGCTGATGTCGTCTGTCATAGACACGCGATGTTCGTTGATCAGAAAACGGAGTCCTGCATTATCCCTCTTAACGAAGAGCTGGGTGAAAGTGCTGGAAAGCTTGAACTTGCCAATAGTGAGTTCGCTTGTTCACCTTGTCAGCCCTAGCTCATAGGGTTTGTCTCATCATTCAGGCTCTCTGAGCGAGATGGCTGTTCTCGGTTTCGAAGTTGGGTTATCTTGGTCGAGTCCTAAGCTGTTACCCATTTGGGAAGCTCAATTTGGTGATTTCATGAATGGTGCTCAGAGTATGATCGATACCTTCATCGTGGGAGCACAAGGTAAGCAGTCCGTTTCATGTCGTATAAGTCATCACAGTAGTAAGTGAGTGAGCGACAGCTGaccgaactcaccttagCTAAATGGCTCAAGCAAAGTGGTCTCGTCATGATGCTACCTCACGGTTACGACGGTGCAGGACCTGAACATTCTTCTTGTAAAATCGAGAGGTTCTTGCAGGTATGTCAGCGACCCCCTCGAGCCAAAGAATACAGCTGATCAGTGGTCTTACTCCTTATAAGCTCTCAAATGACTCGCAGACCTCCAATACTCATGGAGACATCAACCTCACTTTCGTTAATCCCTCCACTCCTGCTCAATTATTCCATTTACTCAGaaggcagatgaagaggaactACAGAAGACCTTTGATTATTGCTTCTCCCAAGGGTCTTTTGAGATCTCCGGTATGTTTCCTAGTGTAGCGCGTGATGTCTCGGCTTGTCACTGATGTATTGAGTCACATAGCTTGCAGCTTCTGCCTTGGAAGACATGACACCCGGAACGACCTTCCAACCGATTCTCGAAGGTCCTACTGACCCCTCGGCGAAGAGAGTCATCCTATGTTCTGGCAAACACTATTACACCCTTCTCGAGGCATTAACCAGATCCGACAAACTATCTTCGGTAAACATGGTCCGTGTAGAAGAACTATCGCCTTTCCCATATAAAGAACTTGAGAATGTTCTCTCGAAAGATGAGAACAAGGACAAAGAGATTGTTTGGGCTCAAGAAGAACCTTCCAATCAAGGTGCATGGTCTTACGTCAAACCTCGCTTGGAAGCTGTTCTTGAGAATGTAGGATACAAAGGTAAAGTAAGGTATGCCGGTAGATCCAGTGGAGCGACTACGGCTGTAGCTGTTGGGGAAAGGCATAAGACGGAAGTTGAGCAGATGATCAACGATGCTCTGGAGTAATGGGATAGACTCGGGTGTGATATGAATCATGTTAACATATGTTTGTGGATGAATGATTCGCAATGTTGGTCCCTCTTGTGTGTTTTTGGGTTGGTTTCAGATAGCCACTTGAATAGCATATGTGTGTGGAATGTGGGATTAAGCGCGCTATGACAATTACAATCCGAGGTTGATTTATCGAAATCACCTGTCAATCGCTATTCACCACTCGTCAAATTACACATCTCCATGCCCTTGACGACTGCTCGTTCATTGGCTTGTGGGGCAGAAACAACATATGTAGCTGACAATAGCAAAATCACCACCGTTATACCTGGAGCTGATTGACACGGGAATCAAATCTGGAGCAGAACATTGAGCTCGGTCGACACCCACTCCGCAGTCCTTTGATGGAAATTTGGCAGTACGAACTACTGTATGACTAAGTCAAGTGTACATATCTTACTCTCATGAACTCGAACTCTGAACCTCTCACAACACTTGATCCGGTAAAACGAGATGGAAGCTCTACGGCCGGTACAGCAACACCCGCCGCAGCAAGATGATATAGATCAACTACCACCCCCACCTGAACCGTTTCCTTTACATCAATTGGTTggaacttcttcttcttggagggttgatgggaatggatctCTTACAAGGAGTGACGGTAGCAAGGTATGTGAGAGTCATCTAACACAATTCAATCCACCGTCTCTGATGTTCAAAGGCACTTGATCTGGTCTGTAATTGTTCTTCCAGAGAGTGACTGATGCTGAACTTATGATCGCCCGGATTAGCAAAACGTCCGCAATTACCTCTCATCAGTCCAACAATCATGCATCAATGCCCTCTCCTCCCTCCCACCCGATCCATCTTACACCTACACCGCAAATGGGACCAGCTTATCCGAATCAAGTTCCCAACTATCCTCCGCCCTGACAGATCTCTTAGAAGTGACATACGAACTAGACGAGCTGCTACCACCCTCTACAGATCCTACACCCTCTGCACTACATACCGACACTTTCCCTGATACACCCCAGCCcgacgaagatgaacctCAGGAAAACAAAATCAAGAATTCTTTCAACGCTTTGACAAATCTGCTAGAGGGTCTGCAGGATGCTAGATTACAGGATGATGTGGAATTACCACGACAGAAAGAGTCGCAgacagaaagaaaagaaggcGAATTGCACCCTGCTATTAAAGTTGTAAGAGAAGAATTAGCTTGGCAGAGGTTGGAAAGTTTGATGTTTGCTATAATCAGCTTGTCACAAGGTGGAAGTCCATCTTTAGTCTCGGCTGAAGGACTAGCGCAGGAGCAGCATTCGGAATTGAAACAGAAAAATTCAAGTACTCCGTCAACGTTTGGAACTGATAATGGATTACCACCCTCCTATGAACAATTTTcagaccatcaacatcgaccGGCTTCTCAAACAGATAATTTATCTTTACTACCTTCCTATCAAGATATACATTCCGACCACAACCtagatcaggatcaagctGGACCCTCTTCTCCGATCAAATCGAAACAACTGAAAGAACCGTCCCCGTCCAACGGGCCTACAGCGACGAGAGAAAAGATGTTACAGGAGCTGGACTCGCTGACCTCTGCGATCGAGAGATTATCGTCGATCGCACCGAGATTACACGATCAGAGAGTCGAACTGAAGTTGAAGCTAAAATCTCCTCGAGGAGTAGTGGATGAGAGGAGCATGAGTaaagaagataagatgaaattggaaaggcagaagatgaaggaattAGAGGAGATCTGGGATAAGATTGAGAGGGCACATGGGAAAAGGAGGATCAGggtagaagatggtcagagagctgatggagatggatgggagaagaggacgGTGAGTTGATCTCTATCTACCGGTGGAAAGAGCCGGAAGGCGTATATTCTAACCTTAGATAATGCGTGCTGTCAAGGAGCAGGATCATGCTGTGATGAATATGTCTGAGCTGATCTCCTGCCGATTTTTGCAATATCAGAGAGAACGGTTCATGAATCGTATTGTCGATCAAGCGGAAGCTagaagattggaagatcaagattcCATGATGGGCAGTGTAGATGCTGAGTTAGCAAGAGCCAGAGATCTCAGAGATGTGAGTTCAACCTGCCACAATCAATATAGATGGAGGGAAATGACTGAATTCGTTTTTATCTTATATCAGAGAGATCACTTCCTACGTGATTTGATGGATCAATCGGGAGAACGGAGATTAGATGAGCAAGATGCGACTGTTCCAAGGGTATTTGACCGAAGAGCATCCTTGATGGAAACTTTGATGGATTACTCTTCCTCAGGTAGATTACACGATCAAGACTCCTTACCCCCTACACCTCGACATGGTGTTAATGGagagaaagtggaagatccttTCGAACTTGTTACCGTCCAAGATTTTCTATTGAGTGTAGGTCCTGATCGTAGGCGTTCAATAGGCGGCGATGCGTTACTTCGATCTTCCAGTGGTGAAGGGAGTGTAGAAATGGGCAGATCAAGAAGTAATTCTGTACCTCTCGAAGATGGCTTGAGCAAGAAGAGCACTTCAGGAAGAAGTACTCCTACTGCATTCAGGAAGCTCGTTGGgctggtaagaagaggaagtgtCCAGTCGGGGCTAAAAGCTAGTAAT
This window harbors:
- a CDS encoding oxoglutarate dehydrogenase (succinyl-transferring), E1 component, producing the protein MWIKRIDKRLVLSRLSHRRVRSYHDDATFGYRVPAKYQLPDYTQEELDNRNANAPLLRYVESVRRHGHRAAQIDPLDLMDRDPVGALDASRYGLQRTQSYPLQGILHTPPSLRPTTPPSTAAPERTETGEGSNVSKSLEEIEKHLMEVYVDKIGFEYMHCPEKNERLWFSHHVETEASSFPEPFEEERKKQIWKLLMRSEELDRFLGKKFPNLKRYGCEGAESMLPALSTLFEVSAKSGISSIVLSLPHRGRLSLLCDPDLLDFSPTALFAKIRGKAEFDPSTAPGATGDVISHLSATRDIPFGSDDKVNVNVKMLQNPSHLEAVNPVALGVTRSKQMELLKSSPKECQLGDKAMCVQLHGDAAFAGQGVVSESLGLSGLPHFGSGGTVHIIVNIGYTTPASLARSSVYSSDVAKMIGCPILHVNGDDPEAVARAVDIAFRYRQMFRKDVVIDLICYRRWGHNELDEPGYTQPKMYEKIRGRKSVPEIYEARLKEQGVLTQESASQARITYNEHLEAQSSQMEKYKPKSDMLEGKWKNYVWPAGSEADHHPDTGVNKGELTNIAKASVTLPENFNIHSRLKRHISSRLKSLEKKVDFATAEAMAFGSLLKEGYDVRISGQDVGRGTFSQRHAMFVDQKTESCIIPLNEELGESAGKLELANSSLSEMAVLGFEVGLSWSSPKLLPIWEAQFGDFMNGAQSMIDTFIVGAQAKWLKQSGLVMMLPHGYDGAGPEHSSCKIERFLQLSNDSQTSNTHGDINLTFVNPSTPAQLFHLLRRQMKRNYRRPLIIASPKGLLRSPLAASALEDMTPGTTFQPILEGPTDPSAKRVILCSGKHYYTLLEALTRSDKLSSVNMVRVEELSPFPYKELENVLSKDENKDKEIVWAQEEPSNQGAWSYVKPRLEAVLENVGYKGKVRYAGRSSGATTAVAVGERHKTEVEQMINDALE